From the genome of Lepus europaeus isolate LE1 chromosome 23, mLepTim1.pri, whole genome shotgun sequence:
gcccgccgcaggTCTGGAGGCTCGTCACCAACTTCCTCTTCTTCGGGCCGCTGGGATTCAGCTTCTTCTTCAACATGCTCTTCGTGTATCCTGCGCTGCGCCGACGCGGGCGGACGgcgggagggggccggggggcgggaaagccaggcgcttcctatACGGCCACCGCAGGTTCCGCTACTGCCGAATGCTGGAGGAGGGCTCCTTCCGCGGCCGCACGGCCGACTTCGTCTTCATGTTTCTCTTCGGGGGAGTCCTTATGACCGTATCCTTCGCGCGTGGGCCCTGGGCGCGGCAGGGGGCTTCCCTGCAGCCTAGGATGCGCTTGAGCGGCCGTCctgtgctcagccctggctgcctgggTTAGAGCTGCAGTGCTGTGGGGGCAGGAGAGCCGGGGGCGGGGTGTGTGTCTCTGAGCCTCCCTTCTGAGTAGCCAGAcgcagggcaggtgttgtggaacCTGAAGCCACGGAGGAATtggaggcagggctggctggtGAGGAGGGcctgaggagggggaggaaaaagGAGCAAGGATGGGGTTCCACCTGCTCCGGCAGTCCGAGGGGGTCCCTGGGTGTGGACGAGGCCTGCACCGGGCAGGCCCCTTGACTCTGGCCCAGCTGCTGGGATTCCTAGGCAGCCTGTTCTTCCTAGGCCAGGCGCTCACAGCTATGCTGGTGTATGTGTGGAGTCGCCGTAGCCCGCACGTGAGGGTCAACTTCTTCGGCCTCCTCACCTTCCAGGCGCCATTCCTGCCCTGGGCACTCATGGGCTTCTCGCTGTTGCTGGGCAACTCGATCCTGGTCGACCTGCTGGGTGAGCCTGCCCGTCCACACAGCCCATCCAGGCCAGCTGCCCCGGCactccccctcctgcctccccagcccctcttcctgccctcctggcttctctgcacGGCCGAGGGACGGTGGGTTAGGCCTCTTGCTCCAAGGCTCCAGCTCCCCGGCATTCTCAGGCCCACCCTCTCTGGGGCCTGCCCGCTTCAGGGCCGACCCTGCCCAGCACCCCACTTTGGGCGGGCAGTTCATGTGGGACACTGGGGCACTCACAGCGCTAGCCTGAGGTTACGCTGCTGTGCCTGGCTGGGCCTCCAGGCTGTGGACGGAGGCCTGGGGCGGCTCTGCTGGCCTCAGGCAGCCCATGGCTCTCTCACAGGGATAGCTGTGGGCCACATCTACTACTTCCTGGAGGATGTCTTCCCTAACCAGCCAGGAGGCAAGCGGCTGCTGCTGACCCCTGGCTTCCTGTGagtgcccctccctcccagggctccctACCCCACTGTGGACCTGTGCTGGCCTCAGCTCAGTGCCGGTCCTCCCTGCAGGAAGCTGCTACTGGATACCCCTGAGGAGGACCCCAATTACCTGCCCCTCCctgaggaacagccaggacccgcTGTGCCACCCCCGCAGCAGTGAGCCCACTGGCAGGCCTCCATCCCCACCCTACCCCGAGCCCctgctgcagcaggccaggccaggcccacccAAATAAACAGAATGACCTGCAGCCTCTTGGCGCCCGGCACTggctctccctgccctcctgccccctgccctctgaGCCTCATTGGAAGGGGTAGGATACCTGTAGGGGCCCAGCAGACTGGGAGTTCTCATCCCAGCCCAGCAGTGCCTTGGTGGAGCGTTGGGCAAGTTCCATCCACCCTGGACCTCCGCTCCCTGCCTGTGAGTGggcggctggggccagcagcaggCAGGCCCCGTGCAGCCTGCAGGTTGAGGCCCGCCCAGCCATTCCCGTCCCTCATCAGCAACCCTGACAAGTGGGTCCTCGGCACATTTCCAGCAGGTAACAGAGCCCCACGGGGTCAGGTGCAGAGGAGGGCCAGGTCCAGGTCCTCCTGTTTATGGCCCCAGGGCCTTGACCTGAAGTCCTGCACgtgcagcaggaggcaggcagccctggccctgccacgCTAGCTGAGGACTTGCTGCCACCGCCTGCAGCTCCTTTCACCCTTCTGTGATGTGCGCGCCACGCGCCCTGGCCAGCTTTCCCTGTTGCTCGAGGCCTGCCACGTCCTGGCTTACTCCTCAGCAGCACACCTGGTATCTGCATGGTAACAGGAACCTGCAGCACAGACTCTGACCTTGGTTTTGCAGTGAAATTTTGTGGAGCACCAGCCGGCCCTGCGGCATGTGGGCTGGCGGCGCTCTGAAGGGGTGGGCCTGCCTGCCGAGCTGGCAGAGGGAAACAGGCAGGATTCCCTCCGTCACACCAGCTGTGGGGGCACAGGGCTGCTTCCCACTCATGAGCCTAGCAGACTCCCCCAGCAGTGGAGCCCCTGCGTGACCGAGGCCAGCTGGGTGTGCCCCGATGTGGGACTCTGGTGAGTTCCTGTCtgatggagggcaggggcccaagtacaaaCTCTGGGGACCAGAATGCGCTTGGACCCGCTCCTAGGAGCCCCTAGCCCTGAGAGCCAGGCCCATCTCACCTGCATGCTGGCCTCATCCCTACTCAGTTTTCCTGCCCTGGATGAGGCTCAGGTTGGATGCCAGGCCCCAGAGCGCCTCTGATCTTCAGCCCTGCCCTGGCGAGGGAGGACCTGTCAGCAGCCGGCAGTGGCACATAGCAGAGACCCACATGCTGCCTCCACAGATGCTTCCATCTCGCACACAAGGACACGAGGATGAGGACCCCACTGGGGGAGAGCTAGGAGAAGGCCCAGAGCTCTGTCTCCTCTGCAGACATCAAGCCCAAGAGCTGCCCATCTTCCTCACTACAGACCCAGGGGAGAGGAGCCGGCCCAGGCCGCAGTGCCTGCCGGGTTGGAGAGGCCCCATCGGCCAGTTCTGGGTGCACTGATGTCTCGGCAGTGCCACACAGGTGCCCCCGGCCAGCTTCTCTTGATGGAACAGAGCCAGGGTGGCCCAGAGCTAGGAGAGCCCAAGGCTCCTTCCTAAGGCTGGCATGGGGGCGGGGTGTGGGGAGGAAGCTGGAAGGCCCAAGGAGAAGCAAGGATGGGCTCTGCCTCGGGCCACATGGGGTGCTGAGGTGGCTTCCAGGGGAGAGCCCTACCCTCCGCTGTTCAGGTGGAATGGCCTGGCCGGTAGCCTCagccctgtccactctgccctttGGAAGCACTGAACACCACGTGATCTattgccttttatttaaaaagtgttgctagccctgcctggggctcccatacaaaaacaaaacacaacctaAAATGAGGCTTCTTTCTGGCCCCAGACACTGGGGTAGGGGGCTAAAGAGTGGGGAAACGGGACTGGGGCTCAGCAGCTGCGAGGTGCGGCTGGGAAGGGTGACCCAGGGGGTCCCGGCCCCTGCCCCATTCCTCTGGATGGCACCGGGCTGTCCACTGCCTCTCTCCTGAtcagaagaggaaggggagggatcCAATCTTCTGAGCTGCTTCGTGAGAGCTGAGCGCCAACAGGAGGGTCACCAGGCTGGGGCAGTGTTGGCCAGACGCCTCATCCGCCTGCGGGGGGAGGGCGGGACAGGAGGGGAGCACGGTGAGCCAGGACCAGTCCCAGCTGGCGAGGGTGGGCGCCCAGCAGGCCAGACCCCCAGCCCTCTCTGAGCCCCATGTCTCCAAGGACCCTGAGGCCTGGGTCTGACCTGAGAGTGCAGGTCACGGGGAAAGGAGACAGCCCTGCCTCCGCCTGGGAAGCTAGGTGCCCctgggcagggccggggctggTACCTCGTGTTCCTGTCCTGGTCGCGGATCTTCTTCTCCATCTCGGCGTCAGTCAGGGTCTCCAGCAGCGGGCACCACTGGTCAGCATCGCCTGTGTTCCGGATGGCAATCTCCACTGTGGGCAGGGGGTTCtcgctgggggaggggggcagtgacAGGAACAACTGCTAGTTCACAGCTGGCAGCCACAGTCCCCAGAAACCACCGCCCCGCACCCCTCCAGCAGGCAGCCAGCCATGGAGGGAAGGCCTAgcccttcctggcttcagcctccccTGTGCTGGCCAGGGGATTCTGGCATAGCTGATAGGGCAGCCAGGGTAGCACCTATCCCCT
Proteins encoded in this window:
- the DERL3 gene encoding derlin-3 isoform X1, which translates into the protein MAWRGLTAEFLQVPAVTRAYTAACVLTTAAVQLELLSPFQLYFNPHLVFRKLQVWRLVTNFLFFGPLGFSFFFNMLFVFRYCRMLEEGSFRGRTADFVFMFLFGGVLMTLLGFLGSLFFLGQALTAMLVYVWSRRSPHVRVNFFGLLTFQAPFLPWALMGFSLLLGNSILVDLLGIAVGHIYYFLEDVFPNQPGGKRLLLTPGFLKLLLDTPEEDPNYLPLPEEQPGPAVPPPQQ
- the DERL3 gene encoding derlin-3 isoform X2, translated to MAWRGLTAEFLQVPAVTRAYTAACVLTTAAVLELLSPFQLYFNPHLVFRKLQVWRLVTNFLFFGPLGFSFFFNMLFVFRYCRMLEEGSFRGRTADFVFMFLFGGVLMTLLGFLGSLFFLGQALTAMLVYVWSRRSPHVRVNFFGLLTFQAPFLPWALMGFSLLLGNSILVDLLGIAVGHIYYFLEDVFPNQPGGKRLLLTPGFLKLLLDTPEEDPNYLPLPEEQPGPAVPPPQQ